One Oryza glaberrima chromosome 10, OglaRS2, whole genome shotgun sequence DNA segment encodes these proteins:
- the LOC127786310 gene encoding E3 ubiquitin-protein ligase HAKAI homolog, protein MLQIRLSKIGSSDSGAAASGAAAGAGGGVGGGGVGGAGAGAGGGPPKSASAAAGGAPESVTVACPDHLVIADLAVAKSLGAVTTSAVAAARTIGRRSRRPLGERVHICCRCEFPIALYGRLIPCEHAFCLACARSDSSCYLCDERIQKIQTVKMMEGIFICAAPMCLKSFLKRSEFDSHIPEVHANLLHNTPEREERNEPDAPNISRASGGDQRQSQMPEMSTARAPPRTGVSPSSSSHVQDRDDRSRYHHSRDQTPQRPPMLSRPPSFHGRHSYPPGDTPSENNPPQGFDRPYNWAHENAPGATPVRQESEHGSQDKQQMMPNAPFMFPPMPHQPNFMMPMNMNQPLMSNTSFNYPLQQDGNPQFFSAPFQMQLPDVGLDQGSASGVQPTPPGPLSFPEGLQRPWGMGLMGNPFQSMPLGQGMPEGAGEPQGGGGMVFLQGGFGVMPDGSMNSGIPGRELSGQGDRGVLAQMPMPMQMQMSLPPPPPTQPPSAGQQTFSRT, encoded by the exons ATGCTCCAGATTCGCCTCAGCAAGATCGGCTCGTCggactccggcgccgccgcgtccggcgcggcggccggggccggcggcggggtcggaggcggcggcgtaggcggcgccggcgccggcgccggcgggggcccGCCGAAGTCGGcctcggcggccgcgggcggggCCCCGGAGTCCGTCACGGTCGCGTGCCCCGACCACCTGGTGATTGCCGACCTCGCCGTGGCAAAGAGCCTCGGCGCCGTCACGACCTCCGCCGTCGCGGCCGCCCGCACCatcggccgccgctcccgccgccccctcgGCGAGCGCGTCCACATCTGCTGCCGCTGCGAGTTCCCCATCGCCCTCTACGGCCGCCTC ATTCCTTGTGAACATGCTTTCTGTTTAGCCTGTGCTAGAAGTGATTCCAGCTGCTATCT TTGTGATGAGCGCATTCAGAAGATTCAAACTGTGAAAATGATGGAAGGGATTTTTATCTGTGCTGCACCTATGTGTCTCAAGTCTTTCCTTAAGAGATCTGAATTTGATTCTCATATACCTGAAGTTCATGCCAACCTCCTGCACAATACTCCAGAGAGGGAAGAACGTAATGAGCCAGATGCTCCTAACATTTCCCGTGCTTCTGGGGGTGATCAAAGACAATCTCAGATGCCTGAAATGTCTACTGCACGTGCTCCTCCTCGGACTGGTGTTTCACCCTCTTCAAGTTCTCATGTGCAAGATCGTGATGACCGATCTCGCTACCACCATTCCAGAGACCAGACCCCACAGAGGCCCCCTATGCTATCAAGACCACCATCATTCCATGGTCGTCACTCTTATCCACCAGGGGATACTCCAAGTGAGAACAACCCGCCTCAAGGATTTGATCGGCCCTACAACTGGGCTCATGAAAATGCACCTGGGGCGACTCCAGTCCGCCAAGAATCAGAGCATGGTAGTCAAGACAAACAGCAAATGATGCCTAATGCGCCTTTCATGTTTCCTCCAATGCCTCATCAGCCAAACTTCATGATGCCCATGAATATGAATCAGCCATTAATGTCCAACACATCATTCAATTATCCTCTCCAACAAGATGGAAATCCACAGTTCTTCAGTGCCCCTTTCCAGATGCAACTACCAGATGTTGGACTGGATCAAGGCTCAGCCTCGGGGGTCCAACCTACGCCACCTGGTCCTTTAAGCTTCCCTGAGGGGCTTCAGCGTCCATGGGGCATGGGATTGATGGGCAACCCATTTCAGTCGATGCCACTTGGACAGGGAATGCCTGAAGGTGCAGGTGAACCTCAGGGAGGTGGCGGAATGGTTTTCCTGCAAGGTGGTTTCGGAGTCATGCCTGATGGCTCAATGAATTCAGGCATACCAGGTAGGGAACTTTCTGGCCAAGGTGACCGGGGTGTTCTAGCGCAGATGCCCATGCCGATGCAAATGCAGATGTCACTTCCCCCACCTCCCCCTACACAGCCCCCTTCAGCTGGACAGCAAACTTTTAGCAGAACTTGA
- the LOC127786309 gene encoding katanin p80 WD40 repeat-containing subunit B1 homolog KTN80.3-like isoform X1: MATKRAYKLQEFVAHASDVNCVKFGRKTSRILITGGEDQKVNLWAIGKPSSILSLSGLTSPVESVSFDSSEAMIGAGASSGTIKIWDVDEAKVVRTFTGHRSSCASLDFHPFGEFFASGSSDTNMKIWDMRKKGCIHTYKGHTRRIDVLRFTPDGRWIVSGGSDNSVKIWDLTAGKLLHDFRNHEGPINCLDFHPHEFLLATGSADKTVKFWDLETFELIGSSGPENSREYFVPASVVRSMTFNKDGKSLFCGLHESLKVLSWEPIICHDVVDVGWSTLGDLIVHEGKLLGCSYNQSCAGIWVVDLMKIEPYAVSIAEAHLNESVNRSIQADNSISSVLGRLSVSRSPAKEASSDTLLKLSMSASKEVPVPASSAVTKKLPKEPITSNIRLTRSDSLPVVSPRVRLNPKFSDDQKRQTDYAVPITTPRIRSKVDLSIGARAFHRNSVPSVAPTNRSRSKISAYSSEGSSFIPVVVPRHIPKVDSGPNLSKVLTTDLTIVEPQDIERGGLAVDCGEDDKLVCVIDSRSSNMGVQNGRRRKAGDIITHKETPETALTVNMDRDFRRKAPETESMQQDIFHSEPISSKCKYIKETSGAGDINLSGSAITESVKSNEGGDWYNASSFVKPNLTVGRNPETSYINRRTMFGLRHSTDSSEKHAVEHGPSNLSASYERNQYAPTLHNLRRRSSVAREQSASAGDEDDIADLMENHQEFIHAVKSRLTKLEVVYRCWHNNDVKGSIDATRRIQDLDVTADIISVLMENDNSITLDICTCVLPLASSVLEKSSYDRHLKVALEMILKLVKSFGSTISSAVSSTPPVGVDIEAEQRLNRCNLCFQELIKVHSVLFALTRRQGEVGRSAQELSLFLQDIFQLTSR; encoded by the exons ATGGCCACCAAGCGCGCGTACAAGCTCC AGGAGTTTGTCGCGCATGCTTCCGATGTCAACTGTGTCAAGTTTGGGAGGAAGACATCAAGAATCCTCATCACTGGTGGGGAGGACCAAAAGGTCAATCTTTGGGCCATAGGGAAACCCAGTTCCATCTTG AGCCTGTCAGGCCTTACGAGTCCAGTTGAGTCAGTGAGCTTTGACTCATCTGAAGCTATGATAGGTGCTGGAGCATCAAGTGGGACAATAAAGATATGGGATGTAGATGAAGCAAAAG TCGTTCGTACTTTTACTGGACATAGATCGAGTTGTGCGTCCCTTGATTTCCATCCTTTTGGAGAATTCTTCGCTTCTGGGTCTTCAGACACTAACATGAAAATATGGGATATGCGGAAAAAGGGATGCATTCACACATATAAAGGTCACACACGGCGGATTGATGTGCTTAGATTCACTCCTGATGGCCGGTGGATTGTCTCTGGTGGATCTGATAACTCTGTAAAG ATCTGGGATTTGACAGCTGGAAAGCTCTTGCATGACTTTAGGAATCATGAAGGCCCAATTAACTGCTTAGATTTTCACCCCCATGAGTTCTTATTGGCTACAG GTTCAGCTGATAAGACAGTTAAGTTTTGGGACCTTGAAACTTTTGAGTTGATTGGTTCTTCTGGACCTGAG AATAGCCGGGAATACTTTGTGCCA GCTAGTGTAGTTCGGTCTATGACATTCAACAAAGATGGTAAATCACTTTTTTGCGGATTACATGAAAGTTTGAAG GTTCTTTCCTGGGAACCCATCATATGCCATGATGTGGTTGATGTTGGCTGGTCCACATTAGGGGATCTAATTGTTCATGAGGGAAAACTTCTTGGTTGCTCATATAACCAAAGTTGTGCTGGAATATGGGTCGTGGACTTGATG AAAATTGAACCGTATGCTGTTAGCATTGCTGAAGCACATTTGAATGAAAGCGTAAATAGGTCAATACAGGCTGATAATAGCATATCATCAGTGTTGGGAAGGTTATCAGTTTCCAGAAGCCCAG CCAAGGAAGCATCTTCCGATACTTTGCTTAAACTCTCAATGTCTGCTTCAAAAGAAGTTCCTGTTCCAGCTTCTTCTGCAGTGACAAAGAAACTACCAAAAGAACCTATAACAAGCAATATTCGGCTCACAAGATCTGATTCTCTACCAGTTGTTTCTCCTAGGGTTAGATTGAACCCAAAGTTCTCTGATGACCAGAAGAGGCAGACAGATTATGCTGTGCCTATAACAACTCCAAGAATTCGCTCCAAAGTGGATCTCTCTATAGGTGCTAGAGCATTCCATCGTAACTCAGTACCATCGGTTGCTCCCACAAATAGATCCAGGTCCAAAATATCTGCATATAGTAGTGAAGGATCGTCGTTCATCCCTGTTGTTGTCCCTAGGCATATCCCTAAAGTGGATTCTGGTCCCAATCTCAGTAAAGTTCTCACTACTGATTTAACAATTGTCGAGCCTCAAGACATAGAACGaggtggtctggctgtggattGTGGAGAAGATGATAAATTGGTGTGTGTGATTGATTCAAGGAGCTCAAATATGGGTGTACAAAATGGCCGTAGAAGAAAAGCCGGTGATATTATTACACATAAAGAAACCCCAGAGACCGCTTTGACAGTTAATATGGATCGTGACTTCAGAAGGAAGGCTCCTGAAACTGAAAGTATGCAACAGGACATATTTCATTCAGAGCCCATTAGTtcaaaatgtaaatatattaaAGAAACTTCAGGTGCTGGAGACATTAACTTGTCTGGGTCAGCCATTACTGAAAGTGTCAAGTCTAATGAAGGTGGTGACTGGTATAATGCATCTTCTTTTGTAAAACCAAATTTGACTGTTGGAAGGAATCCAGAGACTTCATACATCAACAGAAGAACAATGTTTGGATTGAGACATTCAACGGATTCAAGTGAAAAACACGCTGTTGAACATG GGCCTTCCAATTTGTCTGCAAGTTATGAGAGAAATCAGTATGCACCAACACTACATAACTTG AGGAGGCGCTCTTCGGTTGCTAGAGAACAGAGTGCATCAGCTGGTGATGAAGATGATATTGCTGATCTGATGGAAAACCATCAAGAATTCATTCATGCAGTGAAGTCTCGGCTAACAAAACTAGAG GTGGTTTACAGGTGTTGGCACAATAACGATGTAAAGGGATCTATTGATGCTACACGCAGGATTCAGGATCTTGAT GTTACCGCCGATATAATTAGTGTTCTGATGGAGAATGATAATTCTATCACACTAGATATTTGTACTTGTGTCTTACCTCTTGCCTCCAGTGTTCTTGAAAAAAGCAGCTATGACAG GCACCTGAAAGTTGCCTTGGAGATGATCCTTAAGCTTGTGAAAAGCTTTGGTTCTACAATATCTTCAGCTGTGTCATCTACTCCACCAGTTGGTGTAGACATTGAGGCAGAACAGAG GCTCAATCGGTGCAATTTGTGCTTTCAAGAGCTGATAAAAGTTCACAGCGTTCTCTTTGCCCTGACACG GCGGCAAGGCGAGGTTGGAAGatctgcacaggagctaagcctctTTCTTCAGGATATCTTTCAGCTGACAAGCAGATAG
- the LOC127786309 gene encoding katanin p80 WD40 repeat-containing subunit B1 homolog KTN80.2-like isoform X2, with product MIGAGASSGTIKIWDVDEAKVVRTFTGHRSSCASLDFHPFGEFFASGSSDTNMKIWDMRKKGCIHTYKGHTRRIDVLRFTPDGRWIVSGGSDNSVKIWDLTAGKLLHDFRNHEGPINCLDFHPHEFLLATGSADKTVKFWDLETFELIGSSGPENSREYFVPASVVRSMTFNKDGKSLFCGLHESLKVLSWEPIICHDVVDVGWSTLGDLIVHEGKLLGCSYNQSCAGIWVVDLMKIEPYAVSIAEAHLNESVNRSIQADNSISSVLGRLSVSRSPAKEASSDTLLKLSMSASKEVPVPASSAVTKKLPKEPITSNIRLTRSDSLPVVSPRVRLNPKFSDDQKRQTDYAVPITTPRIRSKVDLSIGARAFHRNSVPSVAPTNRSRSKISAYSSEGSSFIPVVVPRHIPKVDSGPNLSKVLTTDLTIVEPQDIERGGLAVDCGEDDKLVCVIDSRSSNMGVQNGRRRKAGDIITHKETPETALTVNMDRDFRRKAPETESMQQDIFHSEPISSKCKYIKETSGAGDINLSGSAITESVKSNEGGDWYNASSFVKPNLTVGRNPETSYINRRTMFGLRHSTDSSEKHAVEHGPSNLSASYERNQYAPTLHNLRRRSSVAREQSASAGDEDDIADLMENHQEFIHAVKSRLTKLEVVYRCWHNNDVKGSIDATRRIQDLDVTADIISVLMENDNSITLDICTCVLPLASSVLEKSSYDRHLKVALEMILKLVKSFGSTISSAVSSTPPVGVDIEAEQRLNRCNLCFQELIKVHSVLFALTRRQGEVGRSAQELSLFLQDIFQLTSR from the exons ATGATAGGTGCTGGAGCATCAAGTGGGACAATAAAGATATGGGATGTAGATGAAGCAAAAG TCGTTCGTACTTTTACTGGACATAGATCGAGTTGTGCGTCCCTTGATTTCCATCCTTTTGGAGAATTCTTCGCTTCTGGGTCTTCAGACACTAACATGAAAATATGGGATATGCGGAAAAAGGGATGCATTCACACATATAAAGGTCACACACGGCGGATTGATGTGCTTAGATTCACTCCTGATGGCCGGTGGATTGTCTCTGGTGGATCTGATAACTCTGTAAAG ATCTGGGATTTGACAGCTGGAAAGCTCTTGCATGACTTTAGGAATCATGAAGGCCCAATTAACTGCTTAGATTTTCACCCCCATGAGTTCTTATTGGCTACAG GTTCAGCTGATAAGACAGTTAAGTTTTGGGACCTTGAAACTTTTGAGTTGATTGGTTCTTCTGGACCTGAG AATAGCCGGGAATACTTTGTGCCA GCTAGTGTAGTTCGGTCTATGACATTCAACAAAGATGGTAAATCACTTTTTTGCGGATTACATGAAAGTTTGAAG GTTCTTTCCTGGGAACCCATCATATGCCATGATGTGGTTGATGTTGGCTGGTCCACATTAGGGGATCTAATTGTTCATGAGGGAAAACTTCTTGGTTGCTCATATAACCAAAGTTGTGCTGGAATATGGGTCGTGGACTTGATG AAAATTGAACCGTATGCTGTTAGCATTGCTGAAGCACATTTGAATGAAAGCGTAAATAGGTCAATACAGGCTGATAATAGCATATCATCAGTGTTGGGAAGGTTATCAGTTTCCAGAAGCCCAG CCAAGGAAGCATCTTCCGATACTTTGCTTAAACTCTCAATGTCTGCTTCAAAAGAAGTTCCTGTTCCAGCTTCTTCTGCAGTGACAAAGAAACTACCAAAAGAACCTATAACAAGCAATATTCGGCTCACAAGATCTGATTCTCTACCAGTTGTTTCTCCTAGGGTTAGATTGAACCCAAAGTTCTCTGATGACCAGAAGAGGCAGACAGATTATGCTGTGCCTATAACAACTCCAAGAATTCGCTCCAAAGTGGATCTCTCTATAGGTGCTAGAGCATTCCATCGTAACTCAGTACCATCGGTTGCTCCCACAAATAGATCCAGGTCCAAAATATCTGCATATAGTAGTGAAGGATCGTCGTTCATCCCTGTTGTTGTCCCTAGGCATATCCCTAAAGTGGATTCTGGTCCCAATCTCAGTAAAGTTCTCACTACTGATTTAACAATTGTCGAGCCTCAAGACATAGAACGaggtggtctggctgtggattGTGGAGAAGATGATAAATTGGTGTGTGTGATTGATTCAAGGAGCTCAAATATGGGTGTACAAAATGGCCGTAGAAGAAAAGCCGGTGATATTATTACACATAAAGAAACCCCAGAGACCGCTTTGACAGTTAATATGGATCGTGACTTCAGAAGGAAGGCTCCTGAAACTGAAAGTATGCAACAGGACATATTTCATTCAGAGCCCATTAGTtcaaaatgtaaatatattaaAGAAACTTCAGGTGCTGGAGACATTAACTTGTCTGGGTCAGCCATTACTGAAAGTGTCAAGTCTAATGAAGGTGGTGACTGGTATAATGCATCTTCTTTTGTAAAACCAAATTTGACTGTTGGAAGGAATCCAGAGACTTCATACATCAACAGAAGAACAATGTTTGGATTGAGACATTCAACGGATTCAAGTGAAAAACACGCTGTTGAACATG GGCCTTCCAATTTGTCTGCAAGTTATGAGAGAAATCAGTATGCACCAACACTACATAACTTG AGGAGGCGCTCTTCGGTTGCTAGAGAACAGAGTGCATCAGCTGGTGATGAAGATGATATTGCTGATCTGATGGAAAACCATCAAGAATTCATTCATGCAGTGAAGTCTCGGCTAACAAAACTAGAG GTGGTTTACAGGTGTTGGCACAATAACGATGTAAAGGGATCTATTGATGCTACACGCAGGATTCAGGATCTTGAT GTTACCGCCGATATAATTAGTGTTCTGATGGAGAATGATAATTCTATCACACTAGATATTTGTACTTGTGTCTTACCTCTTGCCTCCAGTGTTCTTGAAAAAAGCAGCTATGACAG GCACCTGAAAGTTGCCTTGGAGATGATCCTTAAGCTTGTGAAAAGCTTTGGTTCTACAATATCTTCAGCTGTGTCATCTACTCCACCAGTTGGTGTAGACATTGAGGCAGAACAGAG GCTCAATCGGTGCAATTTGTGCTTTCAAGAGCTGATAAAAGTTCACAGCGTTCTCTTTGCCCTGACACG GCGGCAAGGCGAGGTTGGAAGatctgcacaggagctaagcctctTTCTTCAGGATATCTTTCAGCTGACAAGCAGATAG
- the LOC127786309 gene encoding katanin p80 WD40 repeat-containing subunit B1 homolog KTN80.4-like isoform X3, with amino-acid sequence MATKRAYKLQEFVAHASDVNCVKFGRKTSRILITGGEDQKVNLWAIGKPSSILSLSGLTSPVESVSFDSSEAMIGAGASSGTIKIWDVDEAKVVRTFTGHRSSCASLDFHPFGEFFASGSSDTNMKIWDMRKKGCIHTYKGHTRRIDVLRFTPDGRWIVSGGSDNSVKIWDLTAGKLLHDFRNHEGPINCLDFHPHEFLLATGSADKTVKFWDLETFELIGSSGPENSREYFVPASVVRSMTFNKDGKSLFCGLHESLKVLSWEPIICHDVVDVGWSTLGDLIVHEGKLLGCSYNQSCAGIWVVDLMKIEPYAVSIAEAHLNESVNRSIQADNSISSVLGRLSVSRSPAKEASSDTLLKLSMSASKEVPVPASSAVTKKLPKEPITSNIRLTRSDSLPVVSPRVRLNPKFSDDQKRQTDYAVPITTPRIRSKVDLSIGARAFHRNSVPSVAPTNRSRSKISAYSSEGSSFIPVVVPRHIPKVDSGPNLSKVLTTDLTIVEPQDIERGGLAVDCGEDDKLVCVIDSRSSNMGVQNGRRRKAGDIITHKETPETALTVNMDRDFRRKAPETESMQQDIFHSEPISSKCKYIKETSGAGDINLSGSAITESVKSNEGGDWYNASSFVKPNLTVGRNPETSYINRRTMFGLRHSTDSSEKHAVEHGPSNLSASYERNQYAPTLHNLRRRSSVAREQSASAGDEDDIADLMENHQEFIHAVKSRLTKLEVLAQ; translated from the exons ATGGCCACCAAGCGCGCGTACAAGCTCC AGGAGTTTGTCGCGCATGCTTCCGATGTCAACTGTGTCAAGTTTGGGAGGAAGACATCAAGAATCCTCATCACTGGTGGGGAGGACCAAAAGGTCAATCTTTGGGCCATAGGGAAACCCAGTTCCATCTTG AGCCTGTCAGGCCTTACGAGTCCAGTTGAGTCAGTGAGCTTTGACTCATCTGAAGCTATGATAGGTGCTGGAGCATCAAGTGGGACAATAAAGATATGGGATGTAGATGAAGCAAAAG TCGTTCGTACTTTTACTGGACATAGATCGAGTTGTGCGTCCCTTGATTTCCATCCTTTTGGAGAATTCTTCGCTTCTGGGTCTTCAGACACTAACATGAAAATATGGGATATGCGGAAAAAGGGATGCATTCACACATATAAAGGTCACACACGGCGGATTGATGTGCTTAGATTCACTCCTGATGGCCGGTGGATTGTCTCTGGTGGATCTGATAACTCTGTAAAG ATCTGGGATTTGACAGCTGGAAAGCTCTTGCATGACTTTAGGAATCATGAAGGCCCAATTAACTGCTTAGATTTTCACCCCCATGAGTTCTTATTGGCTACAG GTTCAGCTGATAAGACAGTTAAGTTTTGGGACCTTGAAACTTTTGAGTTGATTGGTTCTTCTGGACCTGAG AATAGCCGGGAATACTTTGTGCCA GCTAGTGTAGTTCGGTCTATGACATTCAACAAAGATGGTAAATCACTTTTTTGCGGATTACATGAAAGTTTGAAG GTTCTTTCCTGGGAACCCATCATATGCCATGATGTGGTTGATGTTGGCTGGTCCACATTAGGGGATCTAATTGTTCATGAGGGAAAACTTCTTGGTTGCTCATATAACCAAAGTTGTGCTGGAATATGGGTCGTGGACTTGATG AAAATTGAACCGTATGCTGTTAGCATTGCTGAAGCACATTTGAATGAAAGCGTAAATAGGTCAATACAGGCTGATAATAGCATATCATCAGTGTTGGGAAGGTTATCAGTTTCCAGAAGCCCAG CCAAGGAAGCATCTTCCGATACTTTGCTTAAACTCTCAATGTCTGCTTCAAAAGAAGTTCCTGTTCCAGCTTCTTCTGCAGTGACAAAGAAACTACCAAAAGAACCTATAACAAGCAATATTCGGCTCACAAGATCTGATTCTCTACCAGTTGTTTCTCCTAGGGTTAGATTGAACCCAAAGTTCTCTGATGACCAGAAGAGGCAGACAGATTATGCTGTGCCTATAACAACTCCAAGAATTCGCTCCAAAGTGGATCTCTCTATAGGTGCTAGAGCATTCCATCGTAACTCAGTACCATCGGTTGCTCCCACAAATAGATCCAGGTCCAAAATATCTGCATATAGTAGTGAAGGATCGTCGTTCATCCCTGTTGTTGTCCCTAGGCATATCCCTAAAGTGGATTCTGGTCCCAATCTCAGTAAAGTTCTCACTACTGATTTAACAATTGTCGAGCCTCAAGACATAGAACGaggtggtctggctgtggattGTGGAGAAGATGATAAATTGGTGTGTGTGATTGATTCAAGGAGCTCAAATATGGGTGTACAAAATGGCCGTAGAAGAAAAGCCGGTGATATTATTACACATAAAGAAACCCCAGAGACCGCTTTGACAGTTAATATGGATCGTGACTTCAGAAGGAAGGCTCCTGAAACTGAAAGTATGCAACAGGACATATTTCATTCAGAGCCCATTAGTtcaaaatgtaaatatattaaAGAAACTTCAGGTGCTGGAGACATTAACTTGTCTGGGTCAGCCATTACTGAAAGTGTCAAGTCTAATGAAGGTGGTGACTGGTATAATGCATCTTCTTTTGTAAAACCAAATTTGACTGTTGGAAGGAATCCAGAGACTTCATACATCAACAGAAGAACAATGTTTGGATTGAGACATTCAACGGATTCAAGTGAAAAACACGCTGTTGAACATG GGCCTTCCAATTTGTCTGCAAGTTATGAGAGAAATCAGTATGCACCAACACTACATAACTTG AGGAGGCGCTCTTCGGTTGCTAGAGAACAGAGTGCATCAGCTGGTGATGAAGATGATATTGCTGATCTGATGGAAAACCATCAAGAATTCATTCATGCAGTGAAGTCTCGGCTAACAAAACTAGAG GTGTTGGCACAATAA
- the LOC127786242 gene encoding uncharacterized protein LOC127786242, which produces MVPPPPPSPSPSSSSDKLVAGAAQSAPLVPLQEPDVSSLGESFDTTSSQDLITASHNIIDDGSSSTCPSRIDKPVADATLSTSLQDMALSLLDEIFDDNPRTAPDNTTTDGYLQSASSSVGSSILVRSFVNCYQLFYIRIDPRGSCWTYPDVGGPFQRVDEADDAIKCFLDELQHGARCTQSGEFSRVDRMIHDCKHYLYGPPKRDPSSPSSKTTYDEKQYLVQAILDQYNDDNKLFGQNKRELTIAVANYSLLK; this is translated from the exons ATGgtccctccgcctccgccttcgccttcgccttcaTCATC ATCTGACAAGCTTGTGGCAGGTGCTGCTCAGTCTGCACCTCTAGTACCCTTACAAGAGCCAGATGTTTCATCCTTGGGGGAGTCTTTTGACACCACATCATCACAAGATTTGATTACTGCCAGTCATAACATCATTGATGATGGCTCATCTAGCACTTGCCCATCCAGAATTGACAAGCCTGTGGCAGATGCTACACTGTCCACATCTCTGCAAGATATGGCCCTTTCGCTCTTGGACGAAATTTTCGATGATAATCCACGAACGGCGCCAGATAACACCACCACTGATGGCTATCTGCAATCAGCTTCCTCATCTGTTGGGTCTAGCATTTTGGTCCGCAGTTTTGTAAATTGCTACCAGCTGTTCTACATTAGAATAGACCCCAGGGGCTCTTGCTGGACTTACCCTGATGTGGGTGGACCGTTTCAGAGAGTAGATGAAGCTGACGATGCTATCAAGTGCTTTCTTGATGAACTGCAGCATGGAGCAAG GTGCACACAATCAGGTGAATTTTCCCGTGTGGATAGGATGATACATGATTGTAAACACTATCTTTATGGTCCACCAAAGAGAGATCCCAGTTCTCCGAGTAGCAAGACTACCTATGATGAAAAGCAATACTTGGTTCAAGCTATATTGGACCAGTATAATGATGACAACAAACTTTTTGGG CAAAACAAAAGGGAGCTGACGATAGCAGTGGCAAACTATTCTTTGCTGAAGTGA